In Rattus rattus isolate New Zealand chromosome 3, Rrattus_CSIRO_v1, whole genome shotgun sequence, one genomic interval encodes:
- the LOC116895521 gene encoding small EDRK-rich factor 2-like translates to MTRGNQRELAGQNMKKQSDSVKGKRRDDGLSAADRKQKDSEIMQQKQKKANEKKEEPK, encoded by the coding sequence ATGACCCGCGGTAACCAGAGAGAGCTCGCCGGCCAGAACATGAAGAAGCAGAGCGACTCGGTTAAGGGAAAGCGCCGAGATGATGGGCTTTCTGCTGCCGACCGCAAGCAGAAGGACTCGGAGATTATGCAGCAGAAGCAGAAAAAGGCAAACGAGAAGAAGGAGGAACCCAAGTAG